The proteins below are encoded in one region of Drosophila santomea strain STO CAGO 1482 chromosome 3R, Prin_Dsan_1.1, whole genome shotgun sequence:
- the LOC120453478 gene encoding outer dense fiber protein 3-like protein 2 encodes MSCNRSFGPGPGAYNLPSTFGFKNCDNRMQRSPQFSFGRSSRACNSSRKMETGPGPAAYHLGKITRFGRPAAEEYTVYRRH; translated from the exons ATGTCGTGTAACAGATCTTTTG GACCTGGACCTGGCGCCTACAATCTACCCAGCACCTTTGGCTTCAAGAACTGCGACAATCGGATGCAGCGCAGTCCACAGTTCTCATTCGGCAGATCCTCGAGAGCGTGTAATAGTTCCAGGAAGATGGAAACTGGACCTGGTCCAGCAGCCTATCACCTGGGCAAGATTACGCGATTTGGACGTCCTGCAGCCGAGGAGTACACTGTTTATCGTCGTCATTAG
- the LOC120453477 gene encoding lysosomal acid glucosylceramidase, protein MGKMFASRGILVLAVLLVSLIGGQSESIPCKLKDEQHGKVCVCTADYCDYLESPVLTDENDWFLISSSKQGLRFSTTTDKFGKQEKITVQDYLEPTQDTANATILSRLLNKVVADAFTLESRESSITRTVSLRLDRSKSHQKMVGFGGSYTGAVEYLVDNFKRSELADHLYKSYYGEDGLGFNLMRVTIGGCDFDLEPWSYAEEDGDTLLSDMDELNAHDVKRVAQIKRLIEVSGVKNLLVKGAAWSSPPWMKTNNRWTGFGRLKRAYYQTWADYHLRWLRLMEDNGIPIWAISTGNEPLNGVFFMYFVKFMSLGWTPQTQAIWLNDHLGPTIRNSEFKDIILFGNDDQRYSFPHWFKMMNRTRPNSIDYLNGLSLHWYWDEIFGNSFIEQTTEYAPDKILIVSESCIGDKPWQAAAPLLGSWERAEKYARDYLSNIKLGFHGWIDWNICLDEMGGPNYVDNTVDAPVIVNTTTFEEFYKQPMFYAIGHFSKLVPEGSVRIDAVPSNVNLDSVAFLRPDNKIAAVLFNSGRADLDITLVDSVRGQFVINVPAKSIHTLLYS, encoded by the exons ATGGGAAAAATGTTCGCCAGCAGAGGAATCCTGGTGCTGGCAGTGCTGCTGGTATCGCTAATTG GTGGGCAATCTGAATCGATCCCCTGCAAACTGAAGGACGAACAACATGGCAAAGTGTGCGTCTGCACGGCGGACTATTGTGACTATCTGGAGAGTCCCGTCCTCACGGACGAAAATGATTGGTTCCTGATCTCCAGTTCCAAGCAGGGACTGCGCTTCTCCACAACCACTGATAAGTTCGGCAAGCAGGAGAAGATTACCGTGCAGGACTATCTGGAACCCACGCAGGACACTGCGAATGCAACTATCCTGTCGCGACTGCTCAATAAAGTGGTGGCCGATGCTTTCACCTTGGAGTCCCGGGAGAGCTCCATCACTCGCACGGTGAGCCTGCGATTGGACCGAAGTAAGAGCCACCAGAAGATGGTGGGTTTCGGTGGCAGCTACACCGGAGCTGTGGAGTACCTGGTGGACAACTTCAAGCGTTCGGAGTTGGCTGACCATCTGTACAAGTCCTATTACGGCGAGGATGGACTGGGCTTCAATCTCATGCGCGTGACCATTGGTGGCTGTGACTTTGATCTGGAACCGTGGTCATATGCCGAGGAGGATGGCGACACCTTGCTATCCGACATGGATGAACTGAATGCGCACGATGTGAAGCGAGTGGCGCAGATCAAGCGACTCATTGAGGTGTCCGGCGTGAAGAATCTGCTGGTCAAAGGTGCCGCCTGGAGTTCTCCGCCCTGGATGAAGACCAACAACCGGTGGACAGGATTTGGACGCCTCAAGCGGGCTTACTATCAGACGTGGGCCGATTACCATCTGCGTTGGCTGAGACTTATGGAGGACAATGGCATTCCCATTTGGGCCATTTCCACGGGCAATGAGCCGCTGAATGGCGTCTTTTTCATGTACTTCGTTAAGTTCATGAGCTTGGGATGGACGCCACAGACGCAGGCCATTTGGCTGAACGATCATCTGGGTCCCACGATCCGTAACTCTGAGTTCAAGGACATCATTCTGTTTGGCAACGACGACCAACGCTACTCCTTTCCCCATTGGTTCAAAATG ATGAACCGCACTCGACCAAACTCGATTGATTATCTGAATGGATTATCGCTGCACTGGTATTGGGATGAAATATTTGGCAACAGCTTTATCGAACAGACCACGGAATATGCCCCCGACAAGATTCTCATTGTTTCCGAATCCTGCATTGGGGACAAGCCCTGGCAGGCAGCTGCTCCACTGCTGGGCAGCTGGGAGCGGGCGGAGAAGTATGCCCGGGATTACCTGTCCAACATTAAGCTGGGCTTCCATGGCTGGATCGACTGGAACATTTGTCTGGACGAGATGGGCGGTCCCAATTACGTGGACAACACGGTGGATGCACCAGTGATTGTCAATACTACAA CATTCGAGGAGTTCTACAAGCAGCCCATGTTCTATGCCATTGGTCACTTCTCCAAGTTGGTTCCGGAGGGTTCAGTGCGCATAGATGCCGTGCCCAGTAATGTTAATCTGGATTCCGTGGCATTCCTGCGACCGGACAACAAAATCGCCGCCGTTCTCTTCAATAGTGGACGCGCCGATCTGGACATCACTTTGGTGGACAGTGTTCGGGGTCAGTTTGTGATTAATGTTCCGGCCAAGTCCATTCACACTTTGCTGTACAGTTGA